CACGATCTGCTCCAGCTTCTTCGCTTCTAGGCGATCCACGTCATCCGCTCCGGTACGTGGACATAGAGCGAACGGCGGCCCGGCGGGTTCCCGCGCCTCCCGCCTCAGCGCATCACGTGACAGAACCGGGACAATCGCTCCCAGCGACCCGACTGAAACCACCGGCCGCCCACGGCCCCGCAACCCCCCCGGGGGGGCCTCCCCCTCTCCCTCCCCCTCCCCCTCCCCGCCCCCGTGGCCATGCAACGGGCCCCGCCCTCGCCCCTCGCCCCTCAACCCCTCCCGTACAACTCCCCGTACGAAGGCCACACTCCGCCCGGACCGGCCACCGACTCGGCCGCCCGTACCGCCCGTACGATCGCGCGGGTCACCAAGTCCGCTCCTGCCGCGAGGAGTTCGTTCAGGGCGAGCGGGCCGGCCCGGGGTGGCAGCGGTCGCGCGCCCGTCGCCAGGGTGAACACGGTGTCCCCGTCGTTGAGCAGATGCACGGGGCGCACGGCGCGGGCGATGCCGTCGTGTGCCGTGCCGGCCAGCTTCTGGGCCTGGGCGCGGGTCAGGTCGGCGTCGGTGGCGACCACGGCCAGCGTGGTGTTCATCGGGGGAGGGGGACTCGTCGCGGCGGTTTCGGCGATCCGCCGCCGCGCACTCTCGTGCACCTCCGGCGCCGGATACGTCGCACGCCCCTGGAACAACTCCCCGTACAGCACCCCCGTCTCCGGGTCCGTCACCGATCCCGCCGCGTTGGCCACCACCAGCGCGGCCACCGTGATTCCGGAGTCCAGCACGGTGCTCGCGGTGCCGATGCCGCCCTTGAGCAGCCCGACCGTCGCCCCCGTCCCGGCCCCCACACATCCCTCCGCCACGGGCGCCCCGGGCCCGCTCGCGTCCGCCGCCTCCACCGCCGCCCGGCCGACGGCGGCATCCGGTCTGGCCTTGAAGTCGCCGCCCCGGCCCAGGTCGAAGACACAGGCGGCCGGCACGACCGGCACCACGTGTGCCGGGTCGAGGCCGACCCGCACGCCCCGTCCCCGCTCCTCCAGCCAGGCCATCACACCCGACGCGGAGTCCAGCCCGTACGCGCTGCCGCCGGTCAGCACCACCGCCTCGACCCTCTGCACCAGGTTGCGCGGGTCGAGCGCGTCCGTCTCCTTGGTGCCGGGCCCGCCGCCGCGCACGTCCACGGCCGCGACCGCGCCGCCCTCCGGAGCCAGCACGACCGTGGTGCCGGTGAGCCAGCCCTCGCCGATCCGGGTGGCATGCCCGACCCGCAGGCCGGACACATCGGTCAACGCGTCAACTGCCATGAGAACCCCTGGTGTGGGGGGCCTGCTCCTGCTCCCTCGTCCCGTGGGCGTGCGGGGTGCCGTGGCCACGGGACGTGAGCGCCACCCCGACCGCGACCGTCACGGTCGCCACGACGCCCGCCGCCGGCACCGCCCAGTGCCCGAGGAACGTGCACAGCACCACGGCGAGCGCGGCGAGCGGCAGCACGGTCTGCTGTGCCGTCCCCACCTTGTAGTGGCGGGCGTGCAGCGCCCACACGGAGATGAGGTACAGCGCCGTCGGCAGGGTCACCGCCGCCGACGCGGCCAGGGTGGAGATGTGCGCCTTGTGTACCGTCTCCTCGACCGCGACCTCCAGACCGGCGCCGATCGCGGCGGCCGACGCGAAGATCAGGTAGTGGCCGTACCCCCACAGGAAGCTCTCCTTGCTGGAGCGCAGATGGCCGTGGATGGGAACGGTGAAGTAGATCCACCACGCCGAGAAGACGATCAGCAGCCCGCCCACCGCGATCGGCAGCAGCTCGCCCAACGCGTCGTTCTCGTCGGCCGCCGACTTCACCGCGACCGTGGCCGCCAGGATCGTCTCGCCCAGCACGATGATGGTGAACAGGCCGTACCGCTCGGCGATGTGATGTGGATGCCAGGACGTCTGGAAGCCTCTCTCCGCGTACAGCGGGACGGACAGTTCGGCGATCGCCATCACCAGGAACAGCCACGGTCTGGCCGGCTCCGGCAGGACCAGCAGCCCCAGCCAGCCGATCTGGCACAGCGCCACACCACCCGCGTACCGCAGGGCCGTGACCCGTTCCGCGTCCGTCGCGGTCCGCGCGGCCCGCAGCCACTGCGCGGTCATCGCCAGTCGCATGATCGCGTAGCCGAGCACGACCAGGGTCCAGTCGTGGTCCTCGAAGGCCCGGCCGACCCCGGCGGCGAGCACCAGTACACCCGCTATCTGGACGAGGGTCACCAGCCGGTAGGGCACGTCGTCGTTGTCGTAGGCCGAGGCGAACCAGGTGAAGTTCATCCAGGCCCACCAGATCGCGAAGAAGACCATCGCGTAGTTGAGGATGCCCTCGGCGGCGTGTGCCTCCGCGACGGAGTGGACCAGTTGGACGCCCGCCTGGG
The DNA window shown above is from Streptomyces akebiae and carries:
- a CDS encoding P1 family peptidase, producing MAVDALTDVSGLRVGHATRIGEGWLTGTTVVLAPEGGAVAAVDVRGGGPGTKETDALDPRNLVQRVEAVVLTGGSAYGLDSASGVMAWLEERGRGVRVGLDPAHVVPVVPAACVFDLGRGGDFKARPDAAVGRAAVEAADASGPGAPVAEGCVGAGTGATVGLLKGGIGTASTVLDSGITVAALVVANAAGSVTDPETGVLYGELFQGRATYPAPEVHESARRRIAETAATSPPPPMNTTLAVVATDADLTRAQAQKLAGTAHDGIARAVRPVHLLNDGDTVFTLATGARPLPPRAGPLALNELLAAGADLVTRAIVRAVRAAESVAGPGGVWPSYGELYGRG
- a CDS encoding low temperature requirement protein A, with protein sequence MTSSSTPPPPSAPGPSSGAGRAPVRRLVARGRGEEHRVASPLELFFDLCFVVAVAQAGVQLVHSVAEAHAAEGILNYAMVFFAIWWAWMNFTWFASAYDNDDVPYRLVTLVQIAGVLVLAAGVGRAFEDHDWTLVVLGYAIMRLAMTAQWLRAARTATDAERVTALRYAGGVALCQIGWLGLLVLPEPARPWLFLVMAIAELSVPLYAERGFQTSWHPHHIAERYGLFTIIVLGETILAATVAVKSAADENDALGELLPIAVGGLLIVFSAWWIYFTVPIHGHLRSSKESFLWGYGHYLIFASAAAIGAGLEVAVEETVHKAHISTLAASAAVTLPTALYLISVWALHARHYKVGTAQQTVLPLAALAVVLCTFLGHWAVPAAGVVATVTVAVGVALTSRGHGTPHAHGTREQEQAPHTRGSHGS